From Salmo salar chromosome ssa04, Ssal_v3.1, whole genome shotgun sequence, one genomic window encodes:
- the LOC106602211 gene encoding docking protein 1 has product MDTHVKAGQVYLQHRHVEKKWKQHWLALYPSSRCGVARLERLEVGGGERAGPSGVWKHQDKVKEKRVIRLSEVIRVLRLPPHAEACPKDNMAAFCVETDGRRYVFAADKDDCLEWVERMCDIAFQGGSTGQQPQIQMEDNQIYVSREEVSEFRVGVKQTHVAMRCGLQGEYYWLQVAQEGLVLKEAETRKSLQDWPYRLIRRYGRDKLTFSIEAGRRCDSGPGTFTFETCQADDIFSLIETAIREQKAVAGDEFEGDTVVANCSRNMPRARSPLPKLPDSAAILEGSYSFKPVFSNAIGSEQCVYSQPPNFIGSEECLYSEPADSIKPKAPGLNSYLTPPTASTLTPSIPLYPRNHHGNRTEPVYADPADILSLIPPRSTPPPPTSSSCSCHHGNKPEPVYSEVYDRASRLPDKTQQQNQDQRGQEPGKEEPIYSEPCVGTSAKGPNTDPFAHLYSRVCKPGSSSPSSSSSSSPSSSMASSSSSSSSLTITRTLATRRPTAGRQSPEVIYENMGFI; this is encoded by the exons ATGGACACTCATGTGAAAGCAGGACAAGTTTACCTTCAACACCGACATGTAGAAAAG aAGTGGAAGCAGCATTGGCTGGCTCTCTACCCCTCCAGCCGCTGTGGTGTAGCCAGGCTAGAGCGCCTggaggtggggggaggagagcGGGCCGGTCCCTCTGGGGTCTGGAAGCACCAGGACAAAGTTAAGGAGAAGAGGGTGATCCGCCTGTCAGAG GTGATCAGGGTCCTGAGGCTGCCCCCACACGCTGAGGCCTGCCCCAAAGACAACATGGCCGCCTTCTGTGTGGAGACAGACGGCAGGAGGTACGTCTTCGCGGCGGACAAGGACGACTGCTTGGAGTGGGTGGAGAGGATGTGTGACATCGCCTTCCAG GGAGGCTCCACTGGTCAGCAGCCCCAGATTCAGATGGAGGACAACCAGATCTACGTCTCCAGGGAGGAAG tgAGTGAGTTCAGGGTGGGTGTGAAGCAGACACATGTAGCAATGCGCTGCGGCCTCCAGGGGGAGTACTATTGGCTGCAAGTGGCCCAGGAGGGGCTGGTCCTTAAGGAGGCGGAGACCAGGAAGAGTTTGCAGGACTGGCCCTATCGGCTGATAAGACGCTATGGCAGAGACAAG ttgacattctCCATCGAGGCGGGCCGGCGCTGTGACTCTGGACCCGGAACCTTCACCTTTGAGACGTGCCAAGCTGACGACATCTTCAGCCTCATCGAGACCGCCATACGGGAACAGAAGGCCGTCGCCGGGGACGAATTTGAGGGCGACACTGTGGTTGCTAACTGTAGCCGTAATATGCCTCGTGCTCGTTCACCACTGCCCAAACTACCAGATAGCGCAGCCATTTTGGAGGGGAGCTACAGTTTTAAGCCAGTATTTTCAAATGCTATTGgctcagagcagtgtgtgtactcACAGCCGCCTAATTTTATTGGCTCTGAGGAGTGTCTGTACTCTGAGCCAGCAGACAGCATTAAACCCAAAGCCCCTGGCCTCAACTCCTATCTGACGCCCCCAACAGCCTCCACCCtcaccccctctatccctctataccCCCGCAATCACCATGGCAACCGAACGGAACCAGTGTACGCCGACCCAGCAGACATTCTCTCACTCATACCCCCAAGATCTACACCACCACCGCCCACTTCCTCTTCCTGCTCTTGTCACCACGGCAACAAGCCAGAGCCGGTCTACTCCGAGGTGTACGACCGTGCGAGTCGTCTACCTGACAAGACTCAACAACAGAACCAGGACCAGCGGGGGCAGGAACCTGGCAAAGAGGAGCCCATCTATAGTGAGCCTTGTGTGGGGACCTCAGCCAAGGGCCCCAACACTGACCCGTTCGCCCACCTTTACAGCCGGGTCTGCAAGCCAGGCTCTTCATCACCatcctcatcttcatcatcatccccctcttcctcaatggcctcctcttcctcctcatcatcatcgttGACCATTACCAGGACCTTGGCCACCAGGAGGCCCACTGCTGGACGCCAGTCACCAGAGGTCATCTATGAAAACATGGGGTTCATTTAG